A region from the Benincasa hispida cultivar B227 chromosome 12, ASM972705v1, whole genome shotgun sequence genome encodes:
- the LOC120067732 gene encoding protein LURP-one-related 4 isoform X2, whose translation MAKVYPQTLPSPSPSSSPSSSSLCSETESETFTIWMKSLIYHTNGCTVFDSNGDIVYRVDNYDRKCSREVFLMDLRGKVLFTIRKKKFSILGGWEGFRWIESERSKKASFGVKKLYRTASRKSNQSVCEINVGFERFSLVKMDGKLAFRIININGEVVAEAKRKVSWNGILLGDDVLSLNANSQIERSLIMALVTVYGLIRRQM comes from the exons ATGGCCAAAGTGTACCCTCAAACCTTACCGTCGCCGTCGCCGTCATCATCTCCGTCGTCTTCATCGCTCTGTTCCGAAACCGAAAGCGAAACCTTCACAATTTGGATGAAATCTCTGATTTACCACACAAATGGCTGCACCGTCTTCGATTCCAATGGCGACATCGTCTACAGAGTCGATAACTACGACAGAAAATGCAGTCGGGAAGTATTTCTCATGGATCTCAGAGGAAAAGTTCTGTTCACCATCAGAAAAAAG AAATTCTCGATTCTTGGAGGATGGGAAGGATTTCGATGGATCGAATCGGAGAGAAGTAAGAAGGCTAGCTTTGGAGTGAAGAAACTGTACAGAACAGCTTCGAGGAAGAGCAATCAATCGGTATGTGAAATAAATGTGGGATTTGAGAGATTTTCATTGGTGAAAATGGATGGGAAACTGGCTTTCAGAATAATCAACATCAATGGAGAAGTAGTTGCAGAG GCGAAAAGAAAAGTATCATGGAACGGAATATTATTGGGAGATGATGTGTTGAGTTTAAATGCAAATTCTCAGATTGAAAGATCTTTGATTATGGCTTTGGTCACTGTTTATGGCTTAATCCGTCGccaaatgtaa
- the LOC120067732 gene encoding protein LURP-one-related 4 isoform X1: protein MAKVYPQTLPSPSPSSSPSSSSLCSETESETFTIWMKSLIYHTNGCTVFDSNGDIVYRVDNYDRKCSREVFLMDLRGKVLFTIRKKKFSILGGWEGFRWIESERSKKASFGVKKLYRTASRKSNQSVCEINVGFERFSLVKMDGKLAFRIININGEVVAEVIINLNLNLNLNLNLVEADLKIIDLIVLLQAKRKVSWNGILLGDDVLSLNANSQIERSLIMALVTVYGLIRRQM, encoded by the exons ATGGCCAAAGTGTACCCTCAAACCTTACCGTCGCCGTCGCCGTCATCATCTCCGTCGTCTTCATCGCTCTGTTCCGAAACCGAAAGCGAAACCTTCACAATTTGGATGAAATCTCTGATTTACCACACAAATGGCTGCACCGTCTTCGATTCCAATGGCGACATCGTCTACAGAGTCGATAACTACGACAGAAAATGCAGTCGGGAAGTATTTCTCATGGATCTCAGAGGAAAAGTTCTGTTCACCATCAGAAAAAAG AAATTCTCGATTCTTGGAGGATGGGAAGGATTTCGATGGATCGAATCGGAGAGAAGTAAGAAGGCTAGCTTTGGAGTGAAGAAACTGTACAGAACAGCTTCGAGGAAGAGCAATCAATCGGTATGTGAAATAAATGTGGGATTTGAGAGATTTTCATTGGTGAAAATGGATGGGAAACTGGCTTTCAGAATAATCAACATCAATGGAGAAGTAGTTGCAGAGGTAATTATAAATCTGAATCTGAATCTGAATCTGAATCTGAATTTGGTAGAAGCGGATTTgaaaataattgatttgattGTGTTATTGCAGGCGAAAAGAAAAGTATCATGGAACGGAATATTATTGGGAGATGATGTGTTGAGTTTAAATGCAAATTCTCAGATTGAAAGATCTTTGATTATGGCTTTGGTCACTGTTTATGGCTTAATCCGTCGccaaatgtaa